In the genome of Streptomyces sp. Q6, the window ATCCTGCTGCTGACCGAACTCGCCCGACGCATCGGCGGCGACGTCCTGCGCTCCGGCGATCCCTGGGGCGCGGCGGTGGTCTCCTTCGGCGGCATCACCGTGCCTCAGAGCCGGATCGCCTGCCTCGTGGTGGCCCTCCTGCTGGTCGGCGTCTTCGTCGCCGCCTTCCGCTGGTCCCGCTGGGGTCTCGCGATGCGTGCGATGTCCCTCGACGAGGAGGCGGCGGCGCTGATGGGCGTACGTGGGGGCCGGCTCCGGCTGAGCGCGTGGGCCCTGGCGGGGCTGATGGCCACGGTCGCCGCCGTGTTCCTGACCGCCTTCCCCACCCCCGGCCTCGACCGGACCACGGGCCACATCGCGCTCGCCGCGTTCCCGGCCGCCGTCCTCGGCGGGCTCGGGTCCGTCGGCGGCGCGCTGCTCGGCAGCCTGGTCGTGGGCATGGCCGAGGCCGCGGCGGTCGGCTACCAGCAGCACCTCGACCTGCTGGGCGGCGGCCTCGGCGACATCGTCCCGTACCTGGTGATGGTCCTGGTCCTGATGGCCAGACCGCAGGGCCTGCTCGGATCCAAGGAGCGCACACGTGTCTGACCCACAGTCCTCCACTCCCGCCCTCGCCTCCCTGTCCGCGGAGCGGCCCGCGGGCGTCCTGGCCCGCCTGCGGTCCGCCCCCGGCAGACCCGTGGCGGCCGTGGGGCTGGTCCTGCTGCTGGTCCCGCCGTTCTACCTCGACGCGTTCTGGCTGCAGACCGGTCTGTTCGCGATGGCGGCGGTGATCGCGGCGCTGGGCCTGAGCCTGCTGTCCGGTACGGCGGGCCAACTCTCCCTCGGCCACGCCTTCTTCCTGGCGGTGGGCGCGTACGGATACACGTGGTGCGCGGACGCCCCGCACACCGGCGACGGCCACGACCTCACCGGTCTGTCCCTGCCACCGTCACTCGCCTTCCTGGCCGCGGTCCTGCTCGCGGGGGCCGCGGGGGCGGTCTTCAGCCCCCTCTCGGGAAGGCTGCGCAGCATGTACTTGGGCGTGGCGACGCTGGCCCTGGTCTTCGTCGGACAGCACGTGCTGGTGAACGCCACCCCGGTCACCGGTGGCTTCAACGGACGTTCGGTGCCGCCGATGGAGTTCTTCGGACTCTCGCTGGCGGACACCGCCGACGGCTTCAGCGTGTTCGGCGTCCCGTTCGGCGGACTGGAACGGCTCTGGTACTTCGGTCTGGTGCTGGTGGTCGCCGCCTACCTGGCGGCGCGGAACCTGCTGCTCGGCCGGCCCGGCCGGGCGATGGGCGCGCTGCGTGACAGCGAGGTCGCCGCGGCCGTGATGGGTGTGCCGGCCAGCCGCTTCCGCGCCGCGGCGTTCACCGTCTCCTCCATGTACGCCGGTGCGGGCGGGGCCCTGCTGGCCCTGGCGTACCAGCGCATCGTGCCGGACACCTTCGGACTCTCCCTCTCCATGGACTTCCTGGCGATGCTCGTGATCGGTGGTCTCGGCTCGGTCGCCGGTGCGGCCGCGGGCGCGGTGTTCGTCACCGTGCTGCCGCAGTTGCTCACCCATTACGCGGACGCCCTGCCGCTCGTGGTCGCGCCGGGGTCCACGGAGCCGGGTCTGGGATCGGTGGACGCGGCCCGCTACCTGTACGGCGCCGCCCTCGTCCTCACCTTGCTGTTCTTCCCCGGCGGGCTGGCCTCCCTGTCCCGCCCCTCCCTGCCGAGGGCCCTCCGGAGTCTCCGGGCGAGCGTCCTCCCCCAGTCCCCCGCCGCGAAGACCGCCGGCGGGACCACCCTCAAGGAGCCCACCTCATGAACCGCACGCACCTCGGAACCGCCGCCGTAGCCGTCTCGCTCGTCCTGACACTGGCCGGTTGCAGCGGCAAGACCGGCTCCTCCGCGGACGGCACGAACGCCGGTGGCGTCAAGACGGGACCCGGCGTGACCGCCGACGCCATCAGAGTCGGCATCATCACCGACCTCACGGGCCCGGCGGCGCCCCTCGGCAAGCCCTCCCTCCAGGCGACGCAGCTCTACGTCGACCAGGTCAACGCGGCGGGCGGGGTGTGCGGCCGCAAGCTGAAGCTCGTCGTCCGCGACCACGGTTTCGACGTGCAGAAGGCGGTCGCCGCCTACGCCGAGGTCCAGCCGCAGGTCGCGGCGCTGGGCTCGCTGCTGGGCTCCGCCCAGACGGCGGCGCTGCTCGACTCCATCGAGCGCGACGGCCTCGTGACCATGGTCGGCGGCAACGCGGCCTCCAGCCTCGGGCACCAGCACATCCAGGTGATGAGCACGACCTACGACCTCGACATGATCAACGGCGTCGACTGGCTGGTGCGGACGCAGGGGCTCAAGTCCGGTGACGAGATCGGCCTGGTGCACCAGCCGGGCGAGTACGGCGAGAACGCGGCCGAGGGCGTGCGGTTCGCGGCGAAGAAGGCCGGCCTCGACCTCGTCGTACGGACCGTCAAGCCCACCGAGACCGACATGACCGCGCAGGTGACCGCGCTCGGCGCCGCGAAGGTCAAGGCGATCGTCTTCGCCGGCACCCCCGGCCAGACCGCCTCGCTGGTCGGTGTGGCCGCCGCGACCGGGCTGAAGGTGCCGGTCCTGGCGCACGCCGCCGCCTACGTACCCCAGTTGCTCGCCACCCCGGCGAAGCCCGCCCTGGAGAAGATGCTCTACGTCACGGGCGGCGTGCCCGCGCTCAGCAGTGACCTGCCCGGGGTGAAGAAGCTCGTCAAGGACTACCGGGCGAAGTACCCGAAGGAGGAGCTGAACGTCGGCGTCCAGGTCGGCACGACCAACGGCGCGGTGCTCGTCGAGGCGCTCAAGGCCGCCTGCGAGGCCAAGGACCTCAGCCGGGCGGGCATCACGGCCGGTCTGCGCACCCTCAAGCGCTTCGACAAGGGCATGGGCAGCGTGCTGGACTTCTCCGACCCGGCGAAGTCGCCCAGCCGCAAGAGCTACGTCCTGCGGCCCGCGGCAGGCGTGCCGGGCGGTCTGAAGACCGTCCAGGACGCCACCGAGGTCCCGGCCGTCGCCGAGTACCTGGCCGCGCGCGACTGATCCGGAACTCTCCCCGCTCTCAGACACGCGCACCGAGGCCGACGGCCCCGCACGGCTCGACGCCGCGCGGGGCCGTTCTCGTGTCGTCAAGGGGCGGGGCGACAGTGCGGTCGGCGGCGGGGGTGTGCCCGCGAACACGCTTCGTCCGGACCGCCGCCGACCGGTGTCCGAGCCCTGGTGGGAGCGGCTCCGGCGCTCCTAGCCTCCAGCCACGGCACCGCGCCCCGACCCGACGGACGGGGATCCCGGCGTGCCGCGCACCGGGCAGTGGCCCGCTCACCGCCCTGTGCCCCTCCCCCTTCCTCACCTGAGGAGAGCCGCCCCATGCGAAGAATCCTCACCTCGGTCACAGCAGCCGTCCTGACGGTCGTCTGCACCCTGGCCGCCCTGTTCCTGCCGGCCGCGCCCGCGCAGGCCGCCGCCCACGACCCCGTGCTGTTCGTCCACGGTATCTACCTCGACGGGCCTCTCACCTGGACCGACATGATCGCCGACTTCGAGCGGGAGGGCTGGGACCCCGGCTCGCTGCAGATGATGAACTACAACACCTGGCAGAGCCTGGAGGAGAGCGCGGCCGAGGTCGTCGACGAGGTCGCCGTGCTGCGGGCGAGGACCGGCGCGGCCAAGGTCGACATCGTCACCCACTCCATGGGTGCGCCGGTGGTCCGCTGGTACCTGAAGTTCCTCGGGGGCACGCAGTACGTCGACGACTTCGTCTCGATCGCCGGCGCCAACCACGGTGGCCTGGGGGTGGAGGGCTGCGCCATCCAGCCGGCGTGCCAGGACCTCGCCGTGTACAGCCCGTTCATGCGGGCCCTGAACTCCGGTGACGAGACGCCGGGGCCGACGACGTACACCGCCGTGTGGTCCAGCTGCGACGAGCTCATCAACCCGGACGTGAGCGCGATGCTGGACGGCGCGCGCACCATCTGGGCGGGCTGCGTCGGCCACGTGGCGATGGCTTCATGGCCGCCCAACTTCGACCGGGCCCAGAACGCGGTCGCGTGACCCCTGGTGCCCGGCGCCCCCACGGCGCCGGGCACCCTCACGGTGACGGTGCCCGGCATGCTCACCGGCGCGGTGGCGCCCCGCTGCCTCGTCAGGCGGCGCCGTTGAGTCGGTACGCGTCGAGGGCCAGCGCCAGGTCGATGAGGTCCCGGGGGTGGTCCAGGCGGCGCCCGGTGAGCCGCTCCAGCCGGCGCAGCCGGTTCAGCACGGTGTTGCGATGGCAGTACAGCAGGGTGCCTGCCTGCCCGGCGGACCCCTGGCAGTCCAACCACACCTCCAGGGTCTCCATCAGAATCCGCCGGTCCGTCGCCTCCAAGGCCATCACCTCGCCGAGGGTGCGGGTGATGAGCTCCCCCGCGAGGTCGGGCCGCGACAGGACGAATCCGGCGGACATGCGGTCCTCCAGGGCGGCCAGTTCGCCGTCCCGCGTGCAGGTGCCGAGGGCGAGTTCCGCGAGTTCGCGGGCCCGGCGCAGCCCGGCCAGACCGTCCACGACCGGGCTCAGGCCGCCCCGGACACCGGCCCCCACGGGCACGGCTTCGCGCAGCTGTTCCACCGGCCGGTCCCGCAGCAGCGCGACCACCACCTGTCCGTCGGCGTAGGGGCACCAGTTGAGCTGGAGGCCGCCGACCTCCTGCCGGACGGGGGCCTCGGCGGGCCGTTCCGCCGCCGCTCCGCCGAGCCGGACGACGGCGTACCGGCCGACGAGCGGCAGTTCCAGGATGACCGCGGCACCCGACAGGTCCACCGGGTCGCTGTGACCGCGGAGCAGCGCCTTCAGAGCGGGCAGCAGTTTGCGCGCGTCGTCGCGGGTGAGCCCGACCGTGCGTTCCCGGTGCGCCTCCTTGAGGAGGTTCATGTCCCGTTCGACCCAGCGCCAGAAGTCGTTCGCCGCGTACACGAGCAGTTGCGCGTCCTCCGGGCTTTCCTCCATGACGGCCTCGACGAGGCCGTCCCAGATCACCGAGGCGCCGATCCGGTACGCCTGCGTGACCGCGAGGAGGGGAATGCCCTGGGCCGCCCTCTTGCGTCCCACCGCCCAGGCCCGTTCGCCGGATTCGGCGAACCGCTCGGGGTGGGCGAGTGAACCGACGGCGACCTCCAGTGCCACGTGCGTCGAGTGGGCGACCTCCGGTGGGGCGAGCAGCGGACTCGAGTAATGGACGATCTCGGCCCGCAGCCGTGCCAGGGACCGGTCGACGAGAGTGGAGAGCCGGCCCAGCAGGGCGGTGGCGGCTCGCTGGAGCACGGCGTCGACCTGGGGCGGGTCGCTGACGGCCGACTCCGGCACGGGCGGCCGGGCGCCGTCGGCGGGCGACGCGGGTCTGGCGGGGGCGGCGCCGATCGTTCCGTATCGCGATGCCTCCAAGGTCCCCTCCACTGCTCACGGCTGCCGGCTCTCAGGTGCTGGCATTGTTGGGCATGGCACGGACAAAGACCAGGGCTGATCACGGGCCGGACCGCCCCGGTGGAGAAGCCTTCGGGCAGGCAGCGCGGGAACTACCCGGGCCGGGTGTGAGCCCGCACAGTCCACGCGCCGGAAATCTGTGTCCCGACACTCGATGGACCCGGCGCGTGCCGGACGGCGTCCGCGCGCTGGACGTGCCGCGGGGCCGCCGCCATGCTGCCCTGGTCGCCGGTGACCACGCACCTTGACCAGGGCGGGCGGGGCGGCCCCCACATCGTCCGCGCGACGGAGACACCGCACAGCGTGTCGCCGCGGCCGCCCCCTTTCCTGACCTTCCGGGCCACGTCCGTGCCCGGCCCCTGACGAACTTCCGTGGAGCCTTCGTGAATTCGCCGCACCGCCCCCTACGAACCGGCCGTCCGCGCCCGCAGCACCGCCACGCCTGGGGTGTGGTGACGGGCTACCTCGCGTACGTCGTGATCTCGGCCTTCTTCCCCGGCCTGATGAGGACGCGGGTCGTGGGTCATCTGAGCACCGGCCTGTGCCTGATGGCCGCGCTGGTGGCGGCCATGCTCGTCGCGTCGGTCCGCTCGGGGCACCACGAGGATCGCCTCGGGTCCCCGGACACCGAACGCCTCGATGTGACGGGCAGTCAGGAGCTGTGGTCATGAGCGTGGGTGACTCGCAGGCGAGCACGGTGGTCGGGGTCCTCGTCTTCATGGCCCTCTGCGGCCTGCTCTGTGTGGTGACCAACTCGGGCTCCGAGGACGGTGGCGACGGCCCCGAGGGCGACGCGGCGCGCAGCGGGCTGAAGCCGTGGCAGCAGGGCCTCGCGATCAGCGGTACGGGCATGTCCTCGGTCAGCCTGATGGCGATCACGGGGATGGTGGCGGTCACCGGGCACGACGGCATGATGCTGCTCCTGGGCATGGTGCTGAGCATGG includes:
- a CDS encoding lipase yields the protein MRRILTSVTAAVLTVVCTLAALFLPAAPAQAAAHDPVLFVHGIYLDGPLTWTDMIADFEREGWDPGSLQMMNYNTWQSLEESAAEVVDEVAVLRARTGAAKVDIVTHSMGAPVVRWYLKFLGGTQYVDDFVSIAGANHGGLGVEGCAIQPACQDLAVYSPFMRALNSGDETPGPTTYTAVWSSCDELINPDVSAMLDGARTIWAGCVGHVAMASWPPNFDRAQNAVA
- a CDS encoding helix-turn-helix domain-containing protein; translation: MEASRYGTIGAAPARPASPADGARPPVPESAVSDPPQVDAVLQRAATALLGRLSTLVDRSLARLRAEIVHYSSPLLAPPEVAHSTHVALEVAVGSLAHPERFAESGERAWAVGRKRAAQGIPLLAVTQAYRIGASVIWDGLVEAVMEESPEDAQLLVYAANDFWRWVERDMNLLKEAHRERTVGLTRDDARKLLPALKALLRGHSDPVDLSGAAVILELPLVGRYAVVRLGGAAAERPAEAPVRQEVGGLQLNWCPYADGQVVVALLRDRPVEQLREAVPVGAGVRGGLSPVVDGLAGLRRARELAELALGTCTRDGELAALEDRMSAGFVLSRPDLAGELITRTLGEVMALEATDRRILMETLEVWLDCQGSAGQAGTLLYCHRNTVLNRLRRLERLTGRRLDHPRDLIDLALALDAYRLNGAA
- a CDS encoding branched-chain amino acid ABC transporter permease, with the protein product MNTLLQTGFDGLALGSVYALIALGFNLVHKASHVVNFAHGSLLLLGGYLVTVLHASLGFVAAVAVAAAGTGAAAMLEALLLRRMRRSGPAVPTILTIGVDILLLTELARRIGGDVLRSGDPWGAAVVSFGGITVPQSRIACLVVALLLVGVFVAAFRWSRWGLAMRAMSLDEEAAALMGVRGGRLRLSAWALAGLMATVAAVFLTAFPTPGLDRTTGHIALAAFPAAVLGGLGSVGGALLGSLVVGMAEAAAVGYQQHLDLLGGGLGDIVPYLVMVLVLMARPQGLLGSKERTRV
- a CDS encoding branched-chain amino acid ABC transporter permease, which translates into the protein MSDPQSSTPALASLSAERPAGVLARLRSAPGRPVAAVGLVLLLVPPFYLDAFWLQTGLFAMAAVIAALGLSLLSGTAGQLSLGHAFFLAVGAYGYTWCADAPHTGDGHDLTGLSLPPSLAFLAAVLLAGAAGAVFSPLSGRLRSMYLGVATLALVFVGQHVLVNATPVTGGFNGRSVPPMEFFGLSLADTADGFSVFGVPFGGLERLWYFGLVLVVAAYLAARNLLLGRPGRAMGALRDSEVAAAVMGVPASRFRAAAFTVSSMYAGAGGALLALAYQRIVPDTFGLSLSMDFLAMLVIGGLGSVAGAAAGAVFVTVLPQLLTHYADALPLVVAPGSTEPGLGSVDAARYLYGAALVLTLLFFPGGLASLSRPSLPRALRSLRASVLPQSPAAKTAGGTTLKEPTS
- a CDS encoding ABC transporter substrate-binding protein, which codes for MNRTHLGTAAVAVSLVLTLAGCSGKTGSSADGTNAGGVKTGPGVTADAIRVGIITDLTGPAAPLGKPSLQATQLYVDQVNAAGGVCGRKLKLVVRDHGFDVQKAVAAYAEVQPQVAALGSLLGSAQTAALLDSIERDGLVTMVGGNAASSLGHQHIQVMSTTYDLDMINGVDWLVRTQGLKSGDEIGLVHQPGEYGENAAEGVRFAAKKAGLDLVVRTVKPTETDMTAQVTALGAAKVKAIVFAGTPGQTASLVGVAAATGLKVPVLAHAAAYVPQLLATPAKPALEKMLYVTGGVPALSSDLPGVKKLVKDYRAKYPKEELNVGVQVGTTNGAVLVEALKAACEAKDLSRAGITAGLRTLKRFDKGMGSVLDFSDPAKSPSRKSYVLRPAAGVPGGLKTVQDATEVPAVAEYLAARD